The proteins below are encoded in one region of Lactuca sativa cultivar Salinas chromosome 3, Lsat_Salinas_v11, whole genome shotgun sequence:
- the LOC111877667 gene encoding beta-fructofuranosidase, soluble isoenzyme I: protein MMASPTVSDLENPITTSALPYSYAPLPDGEQPTGNDRTIRPSRKTALFLVSLFLAVAFLVALFAGNSPMLPKNLNTSPVPSTAATPEKVTPLSRGVEKGVSEKSFHPLLGADNSYPWSNNMLDWQRTAFHFQPKKNWMNDPNGPVFYNGWYHLFYQYHPDAPVWGKIVWGHAVSKDLINWRHLPIAMETDQWYDEQGVWTGSATILSDGQLVVLYTGSTNESVQVQNLAYPADPSDPLLINWVKYPGNPVLVPPPGIDNKDFRDPTTAWKTPEGKWRITIGSKINKTGISLVYDTEDFRTFELLDGLLHAVPGTGMWECVDFYPISKQGENGLDTSVDGPGVKHIVKASMDDDRNDYYAIGTYDAYKGKWTPDNPTLDVGIGLRYDYGIYYASKTFFDQNKQRRVLWSWIKETDTEASDIKKGWASVMGVPRTVVLDKKTQSNIIQWPIEEINRLRKNLTVFKDVVLEVGSLVPLNLSSASQLDIVAEFEVDKKTVERLNGADVAYDCAKNGGAAQRGALGPFGFSVLAHEGLAEHTPVYFYVAKGVDGNLKTFFCADQSRSSNANDVDKSIYGSIVPVLKGEKLSMRILVDHSIVESFAQEGRSCITSRVYPTKAINNNAQLFLFNNATATKVTVSVNVWQMNSAHV, encoded by the exons ATGATGGCTTCTCCGACAGTCTCAGACCTTGAAAACCCAATCACCACCTCCGCCCTTCCCTACTCCTACGCCCCATTGCCTGACGGCGAGCAACCCACCGGAAATGATCGCACCATCCGCCCATCCAGAAAGACAGCCCTCTTTCTTGTGTCTCTGTTCTTGGCCGTCGCTTTTCTAGTCGCATTGTTCGCCGGAAACAGCCCAATGCTTCCCAAAAACTTGAACACCAGTCCGGTGCCATCCACGGCGGCGACTCCGGAAAAGGTAACACCTTTATCTCGTGGGGTGGAGAAAGGTGTGTCGGAGAAATCTTTTCATCCATTGTTGGGTGCAGATAATTCGTATCCATGGAGCAACAACATGTTGGATTGGCAAAGAACTGCCTTTCACTTCCAACCTAAGAAAAACTGGATGAACG ATCCTAACG GTCCAGTTTTTTACAATGGATGGTACCACCTGTTCTATCAATATCATCCCGATGCTCCGGTGTGGGGCAAAATCGTTTGGGGCCACGCTGTCTCCAAAGACTTAATTAACTGGCGCCACCTCCCCATCGCCATGGAAACCGACCAGTGGTATGACGAACAGGGTGTCTGGACTGGTTCCGCCACCATCCTTTCCGATGGTCAACTCGTCGTTCTCTACACCGGATCCACCAACGAATCCGTCCAGGTCCAAAACTTAGCTTATCCAGCCGACCCATCTGACCCCCTCCTCATCAACTGGGTCAAATACCCCGGAAACCCGGTTCTCGTCCCACCACCTGGTATCGATAATAAAGATTTCCGTGATCCAACAACCGCATGGAAGACCCCCGAGGGAAAGTGGCGAATCACCATCGGTTCTAAGATCAACAAAACCGGTATTTCGTTGGTTTACGACACAGAAGACTTCAGAACCTTTGAGCTTTTAGACGGGTTGCTCCATGCTGTTCCGGGTACGGGTATGTGGGAATGTGTGGATTTTTACCCGATATCAAAACAAGGCGAGAATGGGCTTGACACATCAGTAGATGGGCCTGGGGTCAAACACATAGTCAAAGCTAGCATGGATGATGACCGAAATGACTATTATGCCATCGGTACTTATGATGCTTACAAGGGGAAATGGACCCCAGATAATCCTACATTAGATGTGGGAATCGGGTTGAGATACGATTACGGAATCTATTACGCCTCAAAAACATTTTTCGACCAAAACAAGCAAAGAAGAGTTTTGTGGAGTTGGATCAAAGAGACAGACACCGAAGCCTCCGACATTAAGAAGGGTTGGGCTTCTGTCAT GGGAGTTCCTAGAACAGTTGTGTTGGATAAAAAAACTCAAAGCAATATAATTCAGTGGCCCATTGAAGAAATTAACCGATTGCGGAAAAACCTTACCGTTTTCAAGGATGTCGTTTTAGAAGTCGGCTCGCTCGTGCCACTCAACCtgtcttctgcatctcag CTAGATATTGTTGCTGAGTTTGAAGTGGATAAGAAGACAGTGGAGCGATTAAACGGAGCCGATGTTGCATATGATTGCGCCAAAAATGGTGGAGCAGCACAACGAGGTGCATTGGGACCATTCGGTTTTTCGGTCCTTGCACACGAAGGCCTGGCTGAACACACTCCTGTGTATTTCTATGTTGCCAAAGGAGTTGATGGGAACCTTAAAACATTCTTTTGTGCTGATCAATCGAGGTCATCTAATGCTAATGATGTCGATAAGTCAATTTATGGGAGCATTGTCCCAGTTCTCAAAGGTGAAAAGTTGTCTATGAGAATCTTGGTGGATCATTCGATAGTTGAAAGTTTTGCACAAGAGGGAAGATCATGTATCACTTCACGTGTTTATCCAACAAAGGCTATCAACAACAATGCTCAATTATTCTTGTTTAACAACGCTACTGCAACTAAGGTTACTGTTTCAGTCAACGTATGGCAAATGAATTCTGCTCATGTCTAA